A window of Equus caballus isolate H_3958 breed thoroughbred chromosome 10, TB-T2T, whole genome shotgun sequence contains these coding sequences:
- the PEG3 gene encoding paternally-expressed gene 3 protein isoform X3 produces MYEPEDDDNSDVHSEDSMTRKVAESPPPRSVYSYGSDRDRDWDQDWNRGRDRDWDWDRDRDWDRDRDRVWERDTRERGRGLRARRRDLEPRDRWPYTRNPRGRLPQRDLSLPLMEKTTFITEREHKRRDSVMEYESRSQDAVSYQDVVDLTEDRKPQNPIQDNMENYRKLLSLGVQLAEDDGHSHMTQGHSSRSKRNAYPSTSRGLKTMPETKKSTHRRGICEDESSHGVIMEKFIKDVSRNSKSGRARESNDRSQRFPRRPDNGWKEVSFNKRESVIQERGYEGNAFGGGFNFNSHLVSRKRVLERKRRYHFDTDGQGSIHDQKGYPRKRPFECNDMRKAMSMSSLSSPSFTESQPLDFGAMPYVCDECGRPFSVISEFVEHQIMHTRENLYEYGESFIHSVAVSEVQKSQAGGKRFECKECGETFNKSAALAEHRKIHAREYFSECKDEEYEEPFMPSPTFSELQKIYGKDKFYECKVCKETFLHSSALIDHQKIHGRNDKDNDRGEAFKLSPTLSELQKMYGKEKMYECKVCGETFRHSSSLKEHQKIHTRGNLFEKKGKVCEETFIPGQSLKRRQKTYSKEKFYDFKDGGDAFRKSSDLNVHQKIHSRKHLYEGRGYEKSVFHGLSFTESQKSHTITRPPENEEDEKAFTISSNPDDNQTFPIKDNVSEGKPYERSVIHSLASAEAQKSHSAAGPNKLKVIAESVIQSSNVTEHQKVYAGENTSDRKKYERSVIHSLATFRPPKSCDGNELIECNEKAESSIYVSDLHDKQQKTPARQNPYEGDKNNSYKDSVIHSMSHTKPQKSLTGEESSEFKKDGESSVVNSNVREHQKARAKKKNIERRNYETSVIHSLSFGENQTFRPREKFYECPVCGESFVRNSDLTEHQKIHDRKKPSGSKNYERSVIRSLASTDPQTSYAEQPAQTSYAEQPAQMNPAEQPSETSYAEQQVRKKCKECGQSFATTEELRAHQKIYAREEFHGGNLFGGSVIQGVGLDGPQQGEPQQDKPDEQDELDEQDESEDTIYGCKDCGLGFADRADLKDHQKVHGREYLIDSCEYTHSVIHTHSVSEYQKDSIGDQLFECPACGESFVHSSFLFEHQKIHEQDQFFGHRRYDEPFMQPLIINPHRPRASQKNPPTGTSLQCCVCGRDFIHGSVLNEHMRIHTGEDLPEQGQRSEEAVSPGLALTEFQRSQTEEKHYECKTCGESFLNQSDLRDHMRIHEKDEPYDYGVTFLHTSFIAEPPKRDSPFYECKDCGKSFIHSTVLTKHQKLHLEEEEAAAAAQEVEANVLVPREVLRIQGSNVEAAEPEVEAAEPEVEAAEPNVEAAEPNGEAEGPDGEAAEPNGEAEQPNGEAEQPNVDADEPDGAGIEDPEERAEEPEGDADEPDGAGIEDPEEEGEDQEIQVEEPYYDCGECGETFASTSAYGEHLKTHARVIIFEPGNVYGESSHYTEHASTSTSDNDRADDKYFKCDVCGQLFNDRLSLARHQNTHTG; encoded by the exons ATGTATGAACCAGAAG ACGACGACAACAGTGACGTCCACAGTGAAGACAGCATGACCCGAAAGGTGGCAGAGTCCCCACCCCCACGCTCCGTCTACTCCTACGGCA GTGACCGGGACCGGGACTGGGACCAGGACTGGAACCGTGGCCGAGATCGGGACTGGGActgggaccgggaccgggactgGGACCGAGACCGAGACCGAGTCTGGGAGCGGGACACCCgggagcgggggcgggggctgAGGGCCAGAAGAAGAGACCTCGAGCCTCGAGACCGCTGGCCGTACACCAGGAATCCCAGAGGCA GACTTCCTCAACGGGATCTTTCCCTTCCTTTGATGGAGAAAACAACTTTCATTACCGAGAGAGAGCACAAACGCAGGGACTCTGTGATGGAGTATGAGTCCAGATCCCAG GATGCAGTGTCCTACCAGGACGTTGTGGACCTTACTGAGGACAGGAAGCCTCAGAACCCAATTCAAGATAACATGGAGAACTACAGGAAGCTGCTCTCACTGG GGGTTCAGCTTGCCGAAGACGATGGCCACTCCCACATGACACAAGGGCATTCGTCGAGGTCAAAGAGAAATGCCTACCCAAGCACCAGTCGAG GTCTGAAAACTATGCCTGAAACCAAAAAGTCAACTCATCGTCGCGGAATTTGTGAAGATGAATCTTCCCATGGGGTGATAATGGAAAAGTTCATCAAGGATGTTTCGCGCAACTCCAAATCAGGAAGGGCGAGGGAATCTAATGATCGGTCACAGAGATTCCCCAGAAGGCCAGACAATGGTTGGAAAGAAGTTTCATTCAACAAGAGGGAATCAGTGATTCAGGAGAGGGGCTATGAAGGGAATGCTTTTGGGGGAGGCTTTAATTTTAACTCACACCTTGTTTCCAGAAAGAGAGTTCTTGAAAGAAAAAGGCGCTATCATTTTGACACAGATGGGCAGGGCTCAATTCATGATCAGAAGGGCTATCCAAGGAAGAGACCCTTTGAATGTAATGATATGAGAAAAGCCATGAGCATGAGCAGTCTTAGCTCCCCCTCTTTCACTGAATCGCAGCCGCTTGATTTTGGGGCAATGCCCTATGTGTGTGATGAGTGTGGGAGGCCTTTCAGTGTGATTTCTGAATTTGTCGAACATCAGATCATGCACACTAGAGAGAATCTCTATGAGTATGGTGAATCCTTTATTCATAGCGTGGCTGTCAGTGAGGTTCAGAAAAGTCAGGCTGGAGGGAAACGCTTTGAATGTAAGGAGTGTGGGGAAACCTTCAATAAGAGTGCCGCTCTTGCTGAACATCGGAAAATTCATGCTAGAgagtatttctcagaatgtaagGATGAGGAGTATGAGGAGCCCTTCATGCCTAGCCCGACCTTTAGTGAGCTTcagaaaatatatggaaaagaTAAATTCTATGAATGTAAGGTGTGTAAGGAAACCTTCCTTCATAGTTCTGCCCTGATTGACCACCAGAAAATCCATGGTAGAAACGACAAAGATAATGATCGTGGGGAGGCCTTTAAACTCAGCCCAACCCTTAGTGAGCTTCAGAAAATGTATGGTAAAGAGAAAATGTACGAATGTAAGGTGTGTGGGGAGACCTTCCGCCACAGCTCATCCCTGAAAGAACATCAGAAGATCCATACTAGAGGGAACCTATTTGAAAAGAAGGGTAAAGTGTGTGAGGAAACCTTTATTCCTGGTCAGTCCCTTAAAAGGCGTCAGAAAACTTACTCAAAAGAGAAGTTCTATGACTTTAAAGATGGTGGAGATGCCTTTAGGAAAAGCTCAGACCTCAATGTGCATCAGAAAATTCATTCTCGAAAGCACCTCTATGAAGGCAGGGGGTATGAGAAGTCTGTCTTTCATGGTCTGTCCTTCACTGAATCTCAGAAGAGTCATACTATAACAAGACCACCTGAAAATGAGGAAGACGAGAAGGCGTTCACCATTAGCTCTAACCCTGATGACAACCAGACATTTCCCATTAAAGACAACGTCTCTGAGGGGAAACCATATGAGAGATCTGTTATCCATAGCTTAGCCTCTGCTGAAGCTCAGAAAAGTCACAGTGCTGCAGGGCCCAATAAATTGAAAGTGATTGCAGAGTCTGTCATTCAGAGCTCAAATGTTACCGAACATCAGAAAGTCTATGCTGGAGAGAATACCTCTGACAGAAAGAAATATGAGAGATCTGTTATCCATAGCTTAGCCACTTTCAGACCTCCCAAAAGTTGCGACGGAAATGAACTCATTGAATGTAATGAGAAGGCAGAATCCTCCATTTATGTCTCAGACCTTCATGATAAGCAACAAAAAACTCCTGCCAGACAGAACCCTTATGAAGGGGATAAGAATAACAGCTACAAGGACTCTGTCATACACAGTATGTCCCATACCAAACCTCAGAAGAGTCTTACTGGAGAGGAATCCAGTGAATTTAAGAAGGATGGCGAATCATCTGTTGTCAACTCAAATGTCCGCGAACATCAGAAGGCTCgtgctaagaagaaaaacattgaGCGTAGGAACTATGAGACCTCTGTAATTCACTCCCTAAGTTTTGGTGAAAATCAAACATTTCGCCCTAGAGAGAAATTCTATGAGTGTCCAGTGTGTGGAGAGTCCTTTGTTCGTAACTCTGACCTCACTGAGCATCAGAAGATTCATGATAGAAAGAAGCCATCTGGAAGTAAAAACTATGAACGATCTGTTATTCGTAGCTTAGCCTCTACTGACCCTCAGACGAGTTATGCTGAACAGCCAGCGCAGACAAGTTATGCTGAACAGCCAGCACAGATGAATCCTGCTGAACAGCCATCAGAGACAAGTTATGCTGAACAGCAAGTGCGCAAGAAATGTAAGGAGTGTGGGCAATCCTTTGCTACCACTGAAGAACTCCGTGCACATCAGAAAATCTATGCCCGAGAGGAGTTCCATGGTGGTAACCTGTTTGGAGGATCTGTCATTCAGGGTGTAGGCCTTGATGGGCCTCAGCAGGGAGAGCCTCAGCAGGACAAACCAGATGAGCAGGATGAGCTGGATGAGCAAGATGAGTCTGAAGACACAATCTATGGCTGTAAGGACTGTGGGCTGGGCTTCGCAGATCGCGCAGACCTTAAGGACCATCAGAAAGTTCATGGCAGAGAGTACCTCATCGACAGTTGTGAGTACACGCATTCTGTAATTCACACCCATTCTGTCAGCGAATATCAGAAAGATTCCATTGGAGACCAGCTCTttgaatgcccggcatgtggggAATCTTTTGTtcatagctcattcctttttgaGCATCAGAAAATCCATGAGCAAGATCAATTTTTTGGACATAGGAGGTATGATGAGCCTTTTATGCAACCCTTGATCATTAACCCACACAGGCCTCGCGCCTCACAGAAGAATCCTCCTACAGGGACATCCCTTCAATGCTGTGTGTGTGGACGAGACTTCATTCATGGCTCTGTCCTTAACGAACATatgagaattcatactggagaggaTTTACCAGAGCAGGGCCAGAGAAGTGAAGAGGCTGTCAGTCCAGGCTTAGCCCTCACTGAGTTTCAGAGAAGTCAAACCGAAGAGAAACACTATGAATGTAAAACATGTGGAGAATCCTTCCTCAATCAGTCAGACCTTAGGGATCACATGAGAATTCATGAGAAAGATGAGCCCTATGATTATGGGGTCACCTTTCTTCACACGTCATTTATTGCTGAGCCCCCCAAAAGAGATTCACCATTCTATGAGTGCAAGGATTGTGGGAAGTCCTTTATTCATAGCACAGTTCTCACTAAACATCAGAAGCTTCatcttgaagaagaagaagcagcagcagcagcccaggaAGTTGAAGCCAATGTCCTGGTTCCAAGAGAAGTTCTGAGGATCCAGGGGTCAAATGTAGAAGCAGCTGAGCCAGAGGTGGAGGCTGCTGAGCCTGAGGTAGAGGCCGCCGAGCCCAATGTGGAGGCTGCTGAGCCCAATGGAGAAGCTGAAGGGCCAGACGGGGAGGCTGCAGAGCCGAATGGGGAGGCCGAACAGCCCAATGGAGAGGCCGAACAGCCCAACGTGGATGCTGATGAACCGGATGGTGCAGGGATAGAAGACCCAGAAGAAAGAGCTGAAGAGCCAGAGGGAGACGCCGATGAGCCAGATGGGGCAGGGATCGAAGACCCAGAAGAAGAAGGTGAAGATCAAGAGATTCAGGTTGAAGAACCATACTATGACTGTGGGGAATGTGGAGAAACCTTCGCTTCCACTTCAGCCTACGGCGAGCACCTGAAAACCCATGCCAGAGTGATAATATTTGAGCCTGGAAATGTCTATGGGGAAAGCTCACACTACACTGAACATGCCAGCACCAGCACTAGTGACAACGACAGGGCTGATGACAAGTACTTCAAATGTGATGTCTGCGGGCAACTCTTCAATGATCGCCTGTCCCTTGCTAGGCACCAGAATACCCATACCGGCTGA
- the PEG3 gene encoding paternally-expressed gene 3 protein isoform X4, which produces MYEPEGDRDRDWDQDWNRGRDRDWDWDRDRDWDRDRDRVWERDTRERGRGLRARRRDLEPRDRWPYTRNPRGRLPQRDLSLPLMEKTTFITEREHKRRDSVMEYESRSQDAVSYQDVVDLTEDRKPQNPIQDNMENYRKLLSLGVQLAEDDGHSHMTQGHSSRSKRNAYPSTSRGLKTMPETKKSTHRRGICEDESSHGVIMEKFIKDVSRNSKSGRARESNDRSQRFPRRPDNGWKEVSFNKRESVIQERGYEGNAFGGGFNFNSHLVSRKRVLERKRRYHFDTDGQGSIHDQKGYPRKRPFECNDMRKAMSMSSLSSPSFTESQPLDFGAMPYVCDECGRPFSVISEFVEHQIMHTRENLYEYGESFIHSVAVSEVQKSQAGGKRFECKECGETFNKSAALAEHRKIHAREYFSECKDEEYEEPFMPSPTFSELQKIYGKDKFYECKVCKETFLHSSALIDHQKIHGRNDKDNDRGEAFKLSPTLSELQKMYGKEKMYECKVCGETFRHSSSLKEHQKIHTRGNLFEKKGKVCEETFIPGQSLKRRQKTYSKEKFYDFKDGGDAFRKSSDLNVHQKIHSRKHLYEGRGYEKSVFHGLSFTESQKSHTITRPPENEEDEKAFTISSNPDDNQTFPIKDNVSEGKPYERSVIHSLASAEAQKSHSAAGPNKLKVIAESVIQSSNVTEHQKVYAGENTSDRKKYERSVIHSLATFRPPKSCDGNELIECNEKAESSIYVSDLHDKQQKTPARQNPYEGDKNNSYKDSVIHSMSHTKPQKSLTGEESSEFKKDGESSVVNSNVREHQKARAKKKNIERRNYETSVIHSLSFGENQTFRPREKFYECPVCGESFVRNSDLTEHQKIHDRKKPSGSKNYERSVIRSLASTDPQTSYAEQPAQTSYAEQPAQMNPAEQPSETSYAEQQVRKKCKECGQSFATTEELRAHQKIYAREEFHGGNLFGGSVIQGVGLDGPQQGEPQQDKPDEQDELDEQDESEDTIYGCKDCGLGFADRADLKDHQKVHGREYLIDSCEYTHSVIHTHSVSEYQKDSIGDQLFECPACGESFVHSSFLFEHQKIHEQDQFFGHRRYDEPFMQPLIINPHRPRASQKNPPTGTSLQCCVCGRDFIHGSVLNEHMRIHTGEDLPEQGQRSEEAVSPGLALTEFQRSQTEEKHYECKTCGESFLNQSDLRDHMRIHEKDEPYDYGVTFLHTSFIAEPPKRDSPFYECKDCGKSFIHSTVLTKHQKLHLEEEEAAAAAQEVEANVLVPREVLRIQGSNVEAAEPEVEAAEPEVEAAEPNVEAAEPNGEAEGPDGEAAEPNGEAEQPNGEAEQPNVDADEPDGAGIEDPEERAEEPEGDADEPDGAGIEDPEEEGEDQEIQVEEPYYDCGECGETFASTSAYGEHLKTHARVIIFEPGNVYGESSHYTEHASTSTSDNDRADDKYFKCDVCGQLFNDRLSLARHQNTHTG; this is translated from the exons ATGTATGAACCAGAAG GTGACCGGGACCGGGACTGGGACCAGGACTGGAACCGTGGCCGAGATCGGGACTGGGActgggaccgggaccgggactgGGACCGAGACCGAGACCGAGTCTGGGAGCGGGACACCCgggagcgggggcgggggctgAGGGCCAGAAGAAGAGACCTCGAGCCTCGAGACCGCTGGCCGTACACCAGGAATCCCAGAGGCA GACTTCCTCAACGGGATCTTTCCCTTCCTTTGATGGAGAAAACAACTTTCATTACCGAGAGAGAGCACAAACGCAGGGACTCTGTGATGGAGTATGAGTCCAGATCCCAG GATGCAGTGTCCTACCAGGACGTTGTGGACCTTACTGAGGACAGGAAGCCTCAGAACCCAATTCAAGATAACATGGAGAACTACAGGAAGCTGCTCTCACTGG GGGTTCAGCTTGCCGAAGACGATGGCCACTCCCACATGACACAAGGGCATTCGTCGAGGTCAAAGAGAAATGCCTACCCAAGCACCAGTCGAG GTCTGAAAACTATGCCTGAAACCAAAAAGTCAACTCATCGTCGCGGAATTTGTGAAGATGAATCTTCCCATGGGGTGATAATGGAAAAGTTCATCAAGGATGTTTCGCGCAACTCCAAATCAGGAAGGGCGAGGGAATCTAATGATCGGTCACAGAGATTCCCCAGAAGGCCAGACAATGGTTGGAAAGAAGTTTCATTCAACAAGAGGGAATCAGTGATTCAGGAGAGGGGCTATGAAGGGAATGCTTTTGGGGGAGGCTTTAATTTTAACTCACACCTTGTTTCCAGAAAGAGAGTTCTTGAAAGAAAAAGGCGCTATCATTTTGACACAGATGGGCAGGGCTCAATTCATGATCAGAAGGGCTATCCAAGGAAGAGACCCTTTGAATGTAATGATATGAGAAAAGCCATGAGCATGAGCAGTCTTAGCTCCCCCTCTTTCACTGAATCGCAGCCGCTTGATTTTGGGGCAATGCCCTATGTGTGTGATGAGTGTGGGAGGCCTTTCAGTGTGATTTCTGAATTTGTCGAACATCAGATCATGCACACTAGAGAGAATCTCTATGAGTATGGTGAATCCTTTATTCATAGCGTGGCTGTCAGTGAGGTTCAGAAAAGTCAGGCTGGAGGGAAACGCTTTGAATGTAAGGAGTGTGGGGAAACCTTCAATAAGAGTGCCGCTCTTGCTGAACATCGGAAAATTCATGCTAGAgagtatttctcagaatgtaagGATGAGGAGTATGAGGAGCCCTTCATGCCTAGCCCGACCTTTAGTGAGCTTcagaaaatatatggaaaagaTAAATTCTATGAATGTAAGGTGTGTAAGGAAACCTTCCTTCATAGTTCTGCCCTGATTGACCACCAGAAAATCCATGGTAGAAACGACAAAGATAATGATCGTGGGGAGGCCTTTAAACTCAGCCCAACCCTTAGTGAGCTTCAGAAAATGTATGGTAAAGAGAAAATGTACGAATGTAAGGTGTGTGGGGAGACCTTCCGCCACAGCTCATCCCTGAAAGAACATCAGAAGATCCATACTAGAGGGAACCTATTTGAAAAGAAGGGTAAAGTGTGTGAGGAAACCTTTATTCCTGGTCAGTCCCTTAAAAGGCGTCAGAAAACTTACTCAAAAGAGAAGTTCTATGACTTTAAAGATGGTGGAGATGCCTTTAGGAAAAGCTCAGACCTCAATGTGCATCAGAAAATTCATTCTCGAAAGCACCTCTATGAAGGCAGGGGGTATGAGAAGTCTGTCTTTCATGGTCTGTCCTTCACTGAATCTCAGAAGAGTCATACTATAACAAGACCACCTGAAAATGAGGAAGACGAGAAGGCGTTCACCATTAGCTCTAACCCTGATGACAACCAGACATTTCCCATTAAAGACAACGTCTCTGAGGGGAAACCATATGAGAGATCTGTTATCCATAGCTTAGCCTCTGCTGAAGCTCAGAAAAGTCACAGTGCTGCAGGGCCCAATAAATTGAAAGTGATTGCAGAGTCTGTCATTCAGAGCTCAAATGTTACCGAACATCAGAAAGTCTATGCTGGAGAGAATACCTCTGACAGAAAGAAATATGAGAGATCTGTTATCCATAGCTTAGCCACTTTCAGACCTCCCAAAAGTTGCGACGGAAATGAACTCATTGAATGTAATGAGAAGGCAGAATCCTCCATTTATGTCTCAGACCTTCATGATAAGCAACAAAAAACTCCTGCCAGACAGAACCCTTATGAAGGGGATAAGAATAACAGCTACAAGGACTCTGTCATACACAGTATGTCCCATACCAAACCTCAGAAGAGTCTTACTGGAGAGGAATCCAGTGAATTTAAGAAGGATGGCGAATCATCTGTTGTCAACTCAAATGTCCGCGAACATCAGAAGGCTCgtgctaagaagaaaaacattgaGCGTAGGAACTATGAGACCTCTGTAATTCACTCCCTAAGTTTTGGTGAAAATCAAACATTTCGCCCTAGAGAGAAATTCTATGAGTGTCCAGTGTGTGGAGAGTCCTTTGTTCGTAACTCTGACCTCACTGAGCATCAGAAGATTCATGATAGAAAGAAGCCATCTGGAAGTAAAAACTATGAACGATCTGTTATTCGTAGCTTAGCCTCTACTGACCCTCAGACGAGTTATGCTGAACAGCCAGCGCAGACAAGTTATGCTGAACAGCCAGCACAGATGAATCCTGCTGAACAGCCATCAGAGACAAGTTATGCTGAACAGCAAGTGCGCAAGAAATGTAAGGAGTGTGGGCAATCCTTTGCTACCACTGAAGAACTCCGTGCACATCAGAAAATCTATGCCCGAGAGGAGTTCCATGGTGGTAACCTGTTTGGAGGATCTGTCATTCAGGGTGTAGGCCTTGATGGGCCTCAGCAGGGAGAGCCTCAGCAGGACAAACCAGATGAGCAGGATGAGCTGGATGAGCAAGATGAGTCTGAAGACACAATCTATGGCTGTAAGGACTGTGGGCTGGGCTTCGCAGATCGCGCAGACCTTAAGGACCATCAGAAAGTTCATGGCAGAGAGTACCTCATCGACAGTTGTGAGTACACGCATTCTGTAATTCACACCCATTCTGTCAGCGAATATCAGAAAGATTCCATTGGAGACCAGCTCTttgaatgcccggcatgtggggAATCTTTTGTtcatagctcattcctttttgaGCATCAGAAAATCCATGAGCAAGATCAATTTTTTGGACATAGGAGGTATGATGAGCCTTTTATGCAACCCTTGATCATTAACCCACACAGGCCTCGCGCCTCACAGAAGAATCCTCCTACAGGGACATCCCTTCAATGCTGTGTGTGTGGACGAGACTTCATTCATGGCTCTGTCCTTAACGAACATatgagaattcatactggagaggaTTTACCAGAGCAGGGCCAGAGAAGTGAAGAGGCTGTCAGTCCAGGCTTAGCCCTCACTGAGTTTCAGAGAAGTCAAACCGAAGAGAAACACTATGAATGTAAAACATGTGGAGAATCCTTCCTCAATCAGTCAGACCTTAGGGATCACATGAGAATTCATGAGAAAGATGAGCCCTATGATTATGGGGTCACCTTTCTTCACACGTCATTTATTGCTGAGCCCCCCAAAAGAGATTCACCATTCTATGAGTGCAAGGATTGTGGGAAGTCCTTTATTCATAGCACAGTTCTCACTAAACATCAGAAGCTTCatcttgaagaagaagaagcagcagcagcagcccaggaAGTTGAAGCCAATGTCCTGGTTCCAAGAGAAGTTCTGAGGATCCAGGGGTCAAATGTAGAAGCAGCTGAGCCAGAGGTGGAGGCTGCTGAGCCTGAGGTAGAGGCCGCCGAGCCCAATGTGGAGGCTGCTGAGCCCAATGGAGAAGCTGAAGGGCCAGACGGGGAGGCTGCAGAGCCGAATGGGGAGGCCGAACAGCCCAATGGAGAGGCCGAACAGCCCAACGTGGATGCTGATGAACCGGATGGTGCAGGGATAGAAGACCCAGAAGAAAGAGCTGAAGAGCCAGAGGGAGACGCCGATGAGCCAGATGGGGCAGGGATCGAAGACCCAGAAGAAGAAGGTGAAGATCAAGAGATTCAGGTTGAAGAACCATACTATGACTGTGGGGAATGTGGAGAAACCTTCGCTTCCACTTCAGCCTACGGCGAGCACCTGAAAACCCATGCCAGAGTGATAATATTTGAGCCTGGAAATGTCTATGGGGAAAGCTCACACTACACTGAACATGCCAGCACCAGCACTAGTGACAACGACAGGGCTGATGACAAGTACTTCAAATGTGATGTCTGCGGGCAACTCTTCAATGATCGCCTGTCCCTTGCTAGGCACCAGAATACCCATACCGGCTGA